Proteins co-encoded in one Ciconia boyciana chromosome 14, ASM3463844v1, whole genome shotgun sequence genomic window:
- the EDEM2 gene encoding ER degradation-enhancing alpha-mannosidase-like protein 2 isoform X2 — translation MAALRSLGSLLCLWALRLPALPAGTGAAARGLDVASYRFSLTLIDALDTLLILGNVSEFQRVVNVLQEGVDFDIDVNASVFETNIRVVGGLLSAHLLSKKAGVEVEVGWPCSGPLLRMAEEAARKLLPAFQTPTGMPYGTVNLLHGVNPGETPVTCTAGIGTFIVEFATLSHLTGDPVFEDVARKALKALWKNRSDIGLVGNHIDVVTAKWVAQDAGIGAGVDSYFEYLVKGAILLQDKELMSMFLEYNKAIKNYTKFDDWYLWVQMYKGTVSMPVFQSLEAYWPGLQSLIGDVDNAMRTFLNYYTVWKQFGGLPEFYNIPQGYTVDKREGYPLRPELIESAMYLYRATRDPTLLELGRDAVESIEKISKVDCGFATIKDLRDHRLDNRMESFFLAETVKYLYLLFDPDNFIHNDGSVFDVVITPYGECILNAGGYVFNTEAHPIDPAALHCCRKRKEEQWEVEDLMREFYSLKKSKKFALKRASDHDEGESAKDPEDTSSEKGGEKRNSKKNSHSLLSCPSQSFNSKLAVLGQVFLDNT, via the exons CTTCTCCCTCACGCTGATCGACGCCCTGGACACCCTGCTA ATCTTGGGAAATGTTTCTGAGTTCCAGCGAGTCGTCAACGTACTGCAGGAAGGGGTGGATTTTGATATTGATGTCAATGCATCTGTCTTTGAAACTAACATTCGAG TGGTGGGTGGTCTCCTCTCCGCTCACTTGCTGTCGAAGAAGGCTGGCGTTGAAGTAGAAGTGGGGTGGCCGTGCTCTGGACCTCTCCTCAGGATGGCGGAGGAAGCAGCTCGCAAACTCCTGCCGG cttttcagacCCCAACTGGGATGCCATATGGAACAGTGAACTTGCTGCATGGAGTAAACCCTGGGGAGACCCCAGTCACCTGTACTGCTGGAATTGGTACATTTATAGTGGAATTTGCCACTTTAAGCCACCTTACTGGTGACCCAGTGTTCGAGGATGTTGCCAGGAAGGCTTTGAAGGCACTGTGGAAAAATCGCTCGGATATTGGGCTG GTTGGTAACCACATTGATGTGGTAACTGCCAAGTGGGTGGCCCAAGATGCTGGCATTGGGGCCGGAGTGGACTCCTACTTTGAATACCTTGTTAAAGGAGCCATTCTCCTGCAGGACAAGGAGCTGATGTCCATGTTTCTAG AATATAACAAAGCTATCAAAAATTACACAAAGTTCGATGACTGGTACCTCTGGGTTCAGATGTACAAAGGAACAGTGTCCATGCCTGTTTTTCAGTCCCTGGAGGCCTACTGGCCAGGCCTACAG AGCCTAATTGGGGATGTAGATAATGCCATGCGAACCTTCCTCAACTATTACACTGTGTGGAAGCAGTTTGGTGGGCTGCCTGAGTTCTACAACATTCCCCAGGGCTATACGGTGGACAAGAGAGAAGGATATCCACTCAGGCCTG agCTGATTGAGAGTGCAATGTATCTGTACCGTGCTACAAGAGATCCCACGCTCTTAGAACTGGGAAGAGACGCAGTGGAGTCAATAGAGAAAATCAGCAAGGTGGACTGTGGATTTGCAACT ATCAAAGACTTGAGAGATCACAGACTGGATAATCGCATGGAATCCTTCTTTTTGGCTGAAACAGTGAAATACTTGTACCTGCTGTTTGACCCAGACAACTTCATTCACAATGATGGATCAGTCTTCGATGTGGTGATTACACCATACGGAGAATGCATCTTGAATGCTGGAGGATACGTCTTCAACACTGAAGCTCATCCTATAGACCCTGCTGCGCTGCACTGCTGTAGGAAGCGTAAGGAGGAGCAGTGGGAGGTGGAAGACTTGATGCGGGAATTTTActcactgaagaaaagcaagaaatttgctttaaaaagggCTTCTGACCATGATGAAGGGGAAAGTGCAAAAGACCCTGAAGACACCTCTTCAGAGAAaggtggagagaagagaaactcTAAGAAGAACTCACACTCGCTCCTGAGTTGCCCCAGTCAATCCTTTAACTCTAAACTTGCAGTACTGGGACAGGTATTCCTAGACAACACCTGA
- the EDEM2 gene encoding ER degradation-enhancing alpha-mannosidase-like protein 2 isoform X1: MAALRSLGSLLCLWALRLPALPAGTGAAARGLDVASYRERVRAMFYHAYEHYLESAFPYDELRPLTCDGQDTWGSFSLTLIDALDTLLILGNVSEFQRVVNVLQEGVDFDIDVNASVFETNIRVVGGLLSAHLLSKKAGVEVEVGWPCSGPLLRMAEEAARKLLPAFQTPTGMPYGTVNLLHGVNPGETPVTCTAGIGTFIVEFATLSHLTGDPVFEDVARKALKALWKNRSDIGLVGNHIDVVTAKWVAQDAGIGAGVDSYFEYLVKGAILLQDKELMSMFLEYNKAIKNYTKFDDWYLWVQMYKGTVSMPVFQSLEAYWPGLQSLIGDVDNAMRTFLNYYTVWKQFGGLPEFYNIPQGYTVDKREGYPLRPELIESAMYLYRATRDPTLLELGRDAVESIEKISKVDCGFATIKDLRDHRLDNRMESFFLAETVKYLYLLFDPDNFIHNDGSVFDVVITPYGECILNAGGYVFNTEAHPIDPAALHCCRKRKEEQWEVEDLMREFYSLKKSKKFALKRASDHDEGESAKDPEDTSSEKGGEKRNSKKNSHSLLSCPSQSFNSKLAVLGQVFLDNT; encoded by the exons GGAGCGGGTGCGCGCCATGTTCTACCACGCCTACGAGCACTACCTGGAGAGCGCCTTCCCCTACGACGAGCTGCGGCCGCTGACGTGCGACGGGCAGGACACCTGGGGCAG CTTCTCCCTCACGCTGATCGACGCCCTGGACACCCTGCTA ATCTTGGGAAATGTTTCTGAGTTCCAGCGAGTCGTCAACGTACTGCAGGAAGGGGTGGATTTTGATATTGATGTCAATGCATCTGTCTTTGAAACTAACATTCGAG TGGTGGGTGGTCTCCTCTCCGCTCACTTGCTGTCGAAGAAGGCTGGCGTTGAAGTAGAAGTGGGGTGGCCGTGCTCTGGACCTCTCCTCAGGATGGCGGAGGAAGCAGCTCGCAAACTCCTGCCGG cttttcagacCCCAACTGGGATGCCATATGGAACAGTGAACTTGCTGCATGGAGTAAACCCTGGGGAGACCCCAGTCACCTGTACTGCTGGAATTGGTACATTTATAGTGGAATTTGCCACTTTAAGCCACCTTACTGGTGACCCAGTGTTCGAGGATGTTGCCAGGAAGGCTTTGAAGGCACTGTGGAAAAATCGCTCGGATATTGGGCTG GTTGGTAACCACATTGATGTGGTAACTGCCAAGTGGGTGGCCCAAGATGCTGGCATTGGGGCCGGAGTGGACTCCTACTTTGAATACCTTGTTAAAGGAGCCATTCTCCTGCAGGACAAGGAGCTGATGTCCATGTTTCTAG AATATAACAAAGCTATCAAAAATTACACAAAGTTCGATGACTGGTACCTCTGGGTTCAGATGTACAAAGGAACAGTGTCCATGCCTGTTTTTCAGTCCCTGGAGGCCTACTGGCCAGGCCTACAG AGCCTAATTGGGGATGTAGATAATGCCATGCGAACCTTCCTCAACTATTACACTGTGTGGAAGCAGTTTGGTGGGCTGCCTGAGTTCTACAACATTCCCCAGGGCTATACGGTGGACAAGAGAGAAGGATATCCACTCAGGCCTG agCTGATTGAGAGTGCAATGTATCTGTACCGTGCTACAAGAGATCCCACGCTCTTAGAACTGGGAAGAGACGCAGTGGAGTCAATAGAGAAAATCAGCAAGGTGGACTGTGGATTTGCAACT ATCAAAGACTTGAGAGATCACAGACTGGATAATCGCATGGAATCCTTCTTTTTGGCTGAAACAGTGAAATACTTGTACCTGCTGTTTGACCCAGACAACTTCATTCACAATGATGGATCAGTCTTCGATGTGGTGATTACACCATACGGAGAATGCATCTTGAATGCTGGAGGATACGTCTTCAACACTGAAGCTCATCCTATAGACCCTGCTGCGCTGCACTGCTGTAGGAAGCGTAAGGAGGAGCAGTGGGAGGTGGAAGACTTGATGCGGGAATTTTActcactgaagaaaagcaagaaatttgctttaaaaagggCTTCTGACCATGATGAAGGGGAAAGTGCAAAAGACCCTGAAGACACCTCTTCAGAGAAaggtggagagaagagaaactcTAAGAAGAACTCACACTCGCTCCTGAGTTGCCCCAGTCAATCCTTTAACTCTAAACTTGCAGTACTGGGACAGGTATTCCTAGACAACACCTGA